The Kosakonia sacchari SP1 genome includes a window with the following:
- the tnpA gene encoding IS200/IS605 family transposase produces the protein MSRFQRASHVLWCCQYHIVWTPKYRFRILRNNVGKEVYKQIRISSEQLGIEVVELNVQIDHVHLLVKVPPRLSISHVIGHLKGKTALRLFSKFPYLRKNKLWGNHFWARGYCVDTVGINEEMIRKYVKYQEKHEVEESQLPLKEV, from the coding sequence ATGAGTAGATTCCAGAGAGCATCTCATGTGCTCTGGTGTTGTCAATATCATATCGTTTGGACACCCAAGTACCGATTTCGCATCCTGAGGAACAATGTTGGCAAAGAGGTCTATAAACAGATAAGGATCTCAAGTGAACAGCTCGGGATAGAAGTGGTGGAGCTGAATGTCCAGATAGATCATGTTCATTTGCTGGTAAAAGTGCCACCACGGCTTTCAATTTCCCATGTAATAGGTCACTTAAAGGGTAAAACAGCCCTTCGATTGTTCAGTAAATTTCCTTATCTACGGAAGAATAAGTTGTGGGGCAATCACTTCTGGGCACGGGGTTACTGCGTGGATACCGTAGGTATAAACGAAGAAATGATAAGAAAGTACGTGAAGTACCAGGAAAAGCATGAAGTTGAAGAGAGCCAACTTCCACTAAAAGAGGTGTGA
- a CDS encoding alpha/beta hydrolase, whose amino-acid sequence MALEKGIAGLVSDFIAAGRPSARAKSIDDRRSGYVASTVLAGETETRVQVAEMTLEGITFRLFSPQDASGHLPALIYYHGGCFISGGFDTHDKQLRQLAFYSGCRVVAVQYRLAPEHRWPAAHDDAQRGADIVWKNAEKLGIDKERITFAGDSAGGHLALVTALRLKAAATWQPAQLVLIYPMLDATAYFDSYTFNGSDYVITREALLSGYEMYLGDTDRLLPDVSPLWRDDFSGLPPVHIITAEFDPLCDEGEALFQHMTEQGVTCTCSQYQGVIHGFFQLAGISKSAKDAIRDVAARVARI is encoded by the coding sequence ATGGCACTGGAAAAAGGTATTGCCGGGCTGGTGAGTGACTTTATTGCCGCTGGACGCCCGTCAGCGCGAGCGAAGAGTATTGATGACCGGCGCAGTGGGTATGTCGCCAGCACCGTACTGGCAGGGGAAACGGAAACGCGCGTTCAGGTTGCAGAGATGACGCTTGAAGGCATAACGTTTCGTCTGTTTTCGCCGCAGGACGCCAGCGGCCATCTTCCCGCGTTGATTTACTACCACGGCGGCTGCTTTATTAGCGGCGGCTTTGACACGCACGATAAGCAACTGCGTCAGCTGGCCTTTTATAGTGGCTGCCGGGTTGTGGCTGTGCAATATCGGTTAGCGCCGGAACATCGCTGGCCTGCCGCACATGATGATGCGCAACGTGGCGCCGATATTGTGTGGAAAAACGCCGAAAAACTCGGTATCGACAAAGAACGTATCACGTTTGCGGGGGATAGCGCAGGCGGTCACTTAGCGCTGGTGACGGCGCTACGGCTGAAAGCCGCGGCGACATGGCAACCGGCACAGCTGGTGTTGATTTATCCGATGCTCGACGCCACTGCCTATTTCGATAGCTATACCTTTAACGGTTCCGATTATGTGATTACCCGCGAGGCGCTGTTGTCGGGCTATGAAATGTATCTTGGCGATACCGACCGTCTGTTGCCGGATGTCAGCCCGCTGTGGCGCGATGATTTTTCCGGTCTGCCGCCGGTGCATATTATTACCGCCGAATTCGATCCGTTATGCGATGAAGGTGAAGCACTGTTCCAGCACATGACCGAGCAGGGCGTCACCTGTACCTGTTCACAATATCAGGGCGTGATCCATGGCTTCTTCCAGCTTGCCGGGATCAGCAAAAGCGCAAAAGACGCGATACGAGACGTAGCCGCACGGGTGGCCAGGATATAA
- the dtd gene encoding D-aminoacyl-tRNA deacylase, translating to MIALIQRVSRASVSVAGEVTGEIGPGLLVLLGVEREDDEQKANRLCERVLGYRIFGDAEGKMNLNVQQAGGSVLVVSQFTLAADTERGMRPGFSRGAAPEKAEALYHYFVERCRSQQMETQTGRFAADMQVSLVNDGPVTFWLQV from the coding sequence ATGATTGCATTAATTCAACGTGTTTCCCGCGCGAGCGTTAGCGTGGCGGGTGAGGTGACGGGCGAAATCGGCCCTGGACTTTTGGTGTTGTTGGGTGTCGAAAGGGAAGACGATGAACAAAAAGCGAACCGCCTGTGCGAGCGCGTGCTGGGGTATCGTATTTTTGGCGACGCGGAAGGGAAGATGAACCTTAACGTCCAGCAGGCTGGTGGGAGTGTGCTGGTGGTGTCGCAATTTACGCTGGCGGCGGATACAGAACGTGGAATGCGTCCGGGATTTTCCCGGGGCGCTGCGCCGGAAAAAGCCGAGGCGCTGTACCACTATTTTGTTGAACGTTGCCGCAGCCAGCAAATGGAAACGCAAACTGGGCGATTCGCTGCCGATATGCAGGTTTCGCTGGTCAACGACGGCCCTGTCACGTTCTGGTTGCAAGTATGA
- the typA gene encoding ribosome-dependent GTPase TypA — protein sequence MIENLRNIAIIAHVDHGKTTLVDKLLQQSGTFDERAETQERVMDSNDLEKERGITILAKNTAIKWNDYRINIVDTPGHADFGGEVERVMSMVDSVLLVVDAFDGPMPQTRFVTKKAFAHGLKPIVVINKVDRPGARPDWVVDQVFDLFVNLDATDEQLDFPIVYASALNGIAGMDHEDMAEDMTPLYQAIVDHVPAPNVDLDGTFQMQISQLDYNNYVGVIGIGRIKRGKVKPNQQVTIIDSEGKTRNGKVGKVLTHLGLERIDSEIAEAGDIIAITGLGELNISDTICDPQNVEALPALSVDEPTVTMFFNVNTSPFCGKEGKYVTSRQILDRLNKELVHNVALRVEETEDADAFRVSGRGELHLSVLIENMRREGFEMAVSRPKVIFREIDGRKQEPFENVTLDVEEQHQGSVMQALGERKGDLKNMNPDGKGRVRLDYVIPSRGLIGFRSEFMTMTSGTGLLYSTFSHYDDVRPGEVGQRNNGVLISNGQGKAVAFALFGLQDRGKLFLGHGAEVYEGQIIGIHSRSNDLTVNCLTGKKLTNMRASGTDEATVLVPPIKMTLEQALEFIDDDELVEVTPLSIRIRKRHLTENDRKRAMRGAKEE from the coding sequence GTGATCGAAAATCTGCGTAACATCGCCATCATTGCTCACGTTGACCACGGTAAAACCACCCTGGTTGACAAGCTGCTGCAGCAATCCGGTACGTTCGACGAACGTGCTGAAACTCAAGAGCGTGTGATGGACTCCAACGATTTGGAGAAAGAGCGTGGGATTACCATCCTCGCTAAAAACACCGCTATCAAATGGAATGATTACCGTATCAACATCGTTGATACCCCAGGGCACGCCGACTTCGGTGGTGAAGTTGAGCGTGTGATGTCCATGGTCGATTCCGTGCTGCTGGTGGTTGACGCATTTGACGGCCCTATGCCGCAAACGCGTTTCGTGACCAAAAAAGCATTTGCCCATGGCCTGAAACCGATTGTGGTAATCAACAAAGTTGACCGTCCTGGCGCGCGTCCGGACTGGGTTGTCGATCAGGTATTCGACCTGTTCGTAAACCTGGATGCGACCGACGAGCAGCTGGACTTCCCGATCGTTTACGCTTCTGCGCTGAACGGTATCGCGGGTATGGACCACGAAGACATGGCTGAAGACATGACTCCGCTGTACCAGGCGATTGTTGACCATGTCCCTGCACCGAACGTCGATCTCGACGGCACGTTCCAGATGCAGATCTCCCAGCTCGACTACAACAACTATGTTGGTGTAATCGGCATCGGTCGTATCAAGCGCGGTAAAGTAAAACCGAACCAGCAAGTCACTATCATTGATAGCGAAGGCAAAACCCGCAACGGTAAAGTCGGCAAAGTGCTGACCCACCTGGGGCTGGAGCGTATTGATAGCGAAATCGCAGAAGCAGGCGATATCATTGCCATCACCGGTCTGGGCGAGCTGAACATCTCCGACACCATCTGCGATCCGCAGAACGTCGAAGCGCTGCCGGCGCTGTCTGTTGATGAACCGACCGTGACTATGTTCTTCAACGTCAACACCTCTCCGTTCTGTGGTAAAGAAGGTAAGTACGTGACTTCACGTCAGATCCTCGACCGCCTGAACAAAGAGCTGGTGCACAACGTTGCGCTGCGCGTTGAAGAGACCGAAGACGCTGACGCATTCCGCGTTTCCGGCCGTGGTGAGCTGCACTTGTCCGTGCTTATCGAGAACATGCGTCGTGAAGGTTTCGAAATGGCGGTTTCCCGTCCGAAAGTTATCTTCCGTGAAATCGATGGCCGCAAACAAGAGCCGTTCGAAAACGTCACGCTGGACGTTGAAGAGCAGCACCAGGGTTCTGTGATGCAGGCGCTGGGCGAGCGTAAAGGCGATCTGAAAAACATGAATCCGGACGGCAAAGGCCGCGTACGTCTCGACTACGTGATCCCAAGCCGTGGTCTGATCGGCTTCCGTTCTGAGTTCATGACCATGACTTCCGGTACTGGTCTGCTGTATTCCACCTTCAGCCATTACGACGATGTTCGTCCGGGCGAAGTGGGCCAGCGTAACAACGGCGTGCTGATCTCCAACGGTCAGGGTAAAGCGGTTGCGTTCGCCCTGTTCGGTCTGCAGGATCGCGGTAAGTTGTTCCTCGGTCACGGCGCGGAAGTGTATGAAGGCCAGATCATCGGTATTCACAGCCGTTCTAACGACCTGACGGTAAACTGCCTGACCGGTAAGAAACTGACCAACATGCGTGCGTCTGGTACAGACGAAGCCACGGTTCTGGTTCCGCCGATCAAGATGACCCTGGAGCAAGCTCTGGAGTTCATCGATGACGACGAACTGGTAGAAGTGACCCCGCTCTCTATCCGTATTCGTAAACGTCACCTGACGGAAAACGACCGTAAACGTGCAATGCGCGGAGCGAAAGAAGAGTAA
- a CDS encoding virulence factor BrkB family protein, with translation MLKNLRHHAKHRTRPLVAWLRLLWRRIDEDHMTTLAGNLAYVSLLSIVPLIAVVFALFAVFPMFSEISIQLRHFVFANFIPTTGDVIQNYIEQFVANSTKMTAVGACGLVVTSLLLMYSIDSALNTIWRSTRVRPHVYSFAVYWMILTLGPLLAGASLAISSYLLSLRWASELNSVIDDVLRIFPLILSWLSFWLLYSIVPTTRVPNRDAIVGAFVAALLFELGKKIFGLYITMFPSYQLIYGVLAVIPILFLWVYWTWCIVLLGAEITVTLGEYRKLKIAAQQEEADQP, from the coding sequence ATGCTAAAAAATCTGCGGCATCATGCAAAACATCGCACGCGCCCGCTTGTTGCCTGGTTACGGTTGCTTTGGCGGCGTATTGATGAAGACCATATGACGACGCTGGCGGGGAATCTCGCCTACGTCTCTTTGCTTTCGATTGTGCCGCTGATCGCCGTGGTGTTTGCTTTATTCGCTGTTTTTCCTATGTTTTCTGAAATCAGCATCCAGTTGCGCCACTTCGTGTTTGCCAATTTCATTCCCACCACTGGCGATGTGATCCAGAACTACATTGAGCAGTTTGTGGCGAACTCCACCAAAATGACGGCGGTCGGCGCATGTGGGCTGGTGGTGACATCGCTACTGCTGATGTACTCCATCGACTCGGCGTTAAACACCATCTGGCGCAGTACGCGTGTACGCCCGCATGTCTATTCATTTGCCGTCTACTGGATGATCCTCACACTCGGCCCGCTGCTGGCGGGTGCCAGCCTGGCGATAAGCTCCTACTTACTGTCACTGCGCTGGGCGAGTGAACTGAATAGCGTGATTGATGATGTGCTGCGCATATTTCCGCTGATTCTGTCGTGGCTCTCTTTTTGGTTGCTGTACAGCATTGTGCCGACAACGCGTGTGCCGAACCGCGATGCTATCGTCGGCGCGTTTGTCGCGGCGCTGTTATTTGAGTTAGGTAAAAAGATTTTTGGTCTCTACATCACCATGTTTCCGTCTTACCAGTTGATTTATGGCGTGCTGGCTGTCATCCCCATTTTGTTCCTCTGGGTCTACTGGACCTGGTGTATCGTCTTGCTTGGCGCTGAAATAACTGTCACTCTCGGTGAATACCGAAAACTCAAAATAGCCGCACAGCAAGAAGAAGCAGACCAACCATGA
- a CDS encoding nuclear transport factor 2 family protein — protein sequence MSVVSPVEKQFAAYNAHNIEAFTACFSEDFIAFRLPSTEPSLQGREALRAFYATHRFNNPALRAELLSCTVMGNKVFDHEKIYGIGESVIENMAVYEVQDGLIKTAWFFFAQ from the coding sequence ATGTCTGTCGTAAGTCCTGTGGAAAAGCAGTTTGCTGCTTACAATGCCCATAATATTGAGGCGTTTACCGCCTGTTTTAGCGAGGATTTTATCGCTTTTCGCTTGCCATCCACTGAGCCGTCGCTGCAAGGGCGTGAAGCATTACGTGCCTTTTATGCGACGCATCGTTTTAACAACCCCGCGTTACGTGCCGAGTTGCTCTCATGCACGGTGATGGGTAATAAGGTGTTCGATCACGAAAAAATCTACGGCATCGGCGAGTCGGTGATTGAAAATATGGCGGTTTATGAAGTGCAGGATGGGTTGATCAAAACCGCGTGGTTTTTCTTCGCGCAGTAG
- the glnL gene encoding nitrogen regulation protein NR(II) — protein sequence MASGVLPDAGQILNSLINSILLVDDDLAVHYANPAAQQLLAQSSRKLFGTPLPELLSYFSLNIDLMRESLHAGQGFTDNEVTLVIDGRSHILSLTAQRLPDGLILLEMAPMDNQRRLSQEQLQHAQQVAARDLVRGLAHEIKNPLGGLRGAAQLLSKALPDPALLEYTKVIIEQADRLRNLVDRLLGPQQPGMHVTESIHKVAERVVKLVSMELPENVTLTRDYDPSLPELAHDPDQIEQVLLNIVRNALQALGPEGGEIILRTRTAFQLTLHGVRYRLAARIDVEDNGPGIPSHLQDTLFYPMVSGREGGTGLGLSIARSLIDQHSGKIEFTSWPGHTEFSVFLPIRK from the coding sequence ATGGCAAGCGGCGTGCTGCCCGATGCTGGGCAGATCCTCAATTCTTTGATCAACAGCATCTTGCTGGTTGATGACGACCTGGCGGTACATTACGCCAACCCTGCGGCACAGCAACTGCTGGCGCAAAGCTCTCGTAAGCTATTCGGCACACCGCTCCCCGAACTGCTGAGTTACTTTTCCCTGAACATCGATTTGATGCGGGAAAGTTTGCACGCCGGGCAGGGGTTTACCGATAACGAAGTGACCCTCGTTATTGACGGGCGCTCACACATTCTTTCGCTGACGGCGCAACGTCTGCCGGATGGTTTGATTCTGCTGGAAATGGCGCCGATGGATAACCAGCGCCGTCTTAGCCAGGAGCAGCTCCAGCATGCCCAACAAGTTGCGGCGCGCGATCTGGTACGCGGTCTGGCGCATGAAATTAAAAACCCGCTTGGCGGTTTACGCGGCGCGGCGCAGTTGCTGAGCAAAGCCCTGCCCGATCCGGCGCTGCTGGAATATACCAAAGTGATCATCGAGCAGGCTGACCGCTTGCGTAACCTGGTTGATCGCCTGCTGGGGCCGCAGCAACCGGGGATGCATGTTACCGAAAGCATTCACAAAGTGGCCGAGCGCGTGGTGAAACTGGTTTCAATGGAGCTGCCGGAGAACGTCACCTTAACCCGTGATTACGATCCAAGTTTGCCGGAGCTCGCGCACGATCCCGACCAAATCGAGCAGGTTTTACTGAATATTGTGCGTAACGCTTTGCAGGCGCTGGGACCGGAAGGGGGTGAAATTATTCTGCGCACCCGTACCGCCTTCCAGCTGACGCTGCACGGCGTGCGTTATCGCCTCGCGGCGAGAATAGATGTGGAAGATAACGGCCCGGGTATTCCGTCGCACCTCCAGGATACCTTGTTCTACCCGATGGTGAGCGGACGCGAAGGCGGTACCGGGCTGGGGTTATCTATCGCACGCAGTTTGATTGATCAACATTCTGGCAAAATTGAATTTACCAGTTGGCCAGGCCATACCGAATTCTCGGTATTTCTGCCTATTCGGAAGTAG
- the glnA gene encoding glutamate--ammonia ligase has translation MSAEHVLTMLNEHEVKFVDLRFTDTKGKEQHVTIPAHQVNADFFEEGKMFDGSSIGGWKGINESDMVLMPDATTAVIDPFYEESTLIIRCDILEPGTMQGYDRDPRSIAKRAEEYLRSTGLADTVLFGPEPEFFLFDDVRFGSSISGSSVAIDDIEGAWNTSTKYEGGNKGHRPAVKGGYFPVPPVDSSQDLRSTMCLVMEEMGLVVEAHHHEVATAGQNEVATRFNTMTKKADEIQIYKYVVHNVAHRFGKTATFMPKPMFGDNGSGMHCHMSLSKNGTNLFSGDKYAGLSEMALYYIGGVIKHAKAINALSNPTTNSYKRLVPGYEAPVMLAYSARNRSASIRIPVVASPKARRIEVRFPDPAANPYLCFAALLMAGLDGIKNKIHPGEAMDKNLYDLPAEEAKEIPQVAGSLEEALNALDADREFLTAGGVFTDDAIDAYIALRIEENDRVRMTPHPVEFELYYSV, from the coding sequence ATGTCCGCTGAACACGTTTTGACGATGCTGAATGAGCACGAAGTGAAGTTTGTCGATCTGCGCTTCACCGATACCAAAGGTAAAGAACAGCACGTCACTATCCCAGCCCATCAGGTAAACGCCGACTTCTTTGAAGAAGGTAAAATGTTTGATGGTTCTTCGATTGGTGGCTGGAAAGGCATCAACGAATCAGACATGGTGCTGATGCCGGACGCGACTACCGCTGTCATTGACCCGTTCTACGAAGAGTCTACGCTGATCATTCGTTGCGATATCCTCGAACCAGGCACCATGCAGGGCTACGACCGTGACCCGCGCTCCATCGCTAAACGCGCTGAAGAATACCTGCGCTCCACCGGTCTGGCAGACACCGTTCTGTTTGGGCCAGAGCCGGAATTCTTCCTGTTCGACGACGTGCGCTTCGGCAGCTCCATTTCCGGTTCCAGCGTCGCTATCGACGATATCGAAGGCGCATGGAACACCTCCACCAAATACGAAGGTGGTAACAAAGGTCACCGTCCGGCTGTGAAAGGCGGTTACTTCCCGGTCCCGCCGGTCGATTCATCACAGGATCTGCGTTCCACCATGTGTCTGGTGATGGAAGAGATGGGCCTGGTTGTTGAAGCTCACCACCACGAAGTGGCAACGGCTGGTCAGAACGAAGTGGCTACCCGCTTCAACACCATGACCAAAAAAGCCGACGAAATTCAGATTTACAAATATGTGGTGCACAACGTTGCTCACCGCTTTGGTAAAACCGCGACCTTTATGCCGAAACCGATGTTCGGTGATAACGGTTCCGGTATGCACTGCCACATGTCCCTGTCCAAGAACGGCACTAACCTGTTCTCTGGCGACAAATACGCTGGCCTGTCTGAAATGGCGCTGTACTACATTGGCGGCGTAATCAAACACGCAAAAGCGATCAATGCCCTGTCTAACCCGACCACCAACTCTTACAAGCGTCTGGTCCCGGGCTATGAAGCGCCGGTAATGCTGGCTTACTCTGCGCGTAACCGTTCTGCGTCTATCCGTATTCCGGTTGTCGCTTCTCCGAAAGCGCGTCGTATCGAAGTGCGCTTCCCGGACCCAGCTGCTAACCCGTATCTGTGCTTCGCAGCGCTGCTGATGGCTGGTCTGGATGGCATTAAAAACAAAATCCACCCGGGCGAAGCGATGGACAAAAACCTGTATGACCTGCCGGCTGAAGAAGCGAAAGAGATCCCGCAGGTTGCAGGCTCTCTGGAAGAAGCGCTCAACGCGCTGGATGCTGACCGCGAGTTCCTGACTGCTGGTGGCGTATTCACCGACGACGCTATCGATGCTTACATCGCGCTGCGTATCGAAGAGAACGACCGTGTTCGCATGACGCCGCACCCGGTAGAGTTCGAATTGTACTACAGCGTTTAA
- the fabY gene encoding fatty acid biosynthesis protein FabY, whose translation MYHLRVPQTEEELELYYQFRWEMLRKPLHQPKGSERDGWDAMAHHQMVVDEEGNIVAIGRLYINADNEGSIRFMAVHPDVQDKGLGTLMAMTLESVARQEGVKRVTCSAREDAVAFFAKLGFVNEGEITAPQTTPVRHFLMIKPIATLDDILHRGDWCGQLQQAWYQHIPLSEKMGVRIQQYTGQKFITTMPETGNQNPHHTLFAGSLFSLATLTGWGLIWLMLRERHLGGTIILADAHIRYSTPITGKPSAIADLGSLSGDLDRLARGRKARVQLQVELFGEDKQGAIFEGIYIVLPAKPFGSFEEGGNEEE comes from the coding sequence ATGTACCACCTTCGCGTACCGCAAACGGAAGAAGAGTTAGAACTCTATTACCAGTTCCGCTGGGAAATGCTGCGTAAACCGCTGCATCAACCGAAAGGTTCCGAGCGTGATGGCTGGGATGCGATGGCACATCACCAGATGGTTGTCGATGAAGAGGGCAACATTGTCGCTATCGGTCGGTTGTATATCAACGCGGATAACGAAGGGTCTATTCGCTTTATGGCGGTACACCCGGACGTGCAGGACAAAGGCCTCGGCACGCTGATGGCGATGACGCTGGAGTCCGTGGCCCGCCAGGAAGGGGTAAAACGCGTGACCTGTAGCGCCCGCGAAGATGCGGTGGCGTTCTTCGCGAAACTCGGGTTCGTCAACGAAGGGGAAATCACCGCGCCGCAAACCACGCCGGTACGTCACTTTTTGATGATCAAACCGATAGCCACGCTCGATGACATTCTGCATCGCGGCGACTGGTGCGGGCAGTTGCAGCAGGCCTGGTATCAACATATTCCGCTGAGTGAAAAGATGGGTGTGCGCATTCAGCAGTACACCGGGCAGAAATTTATCACCACCATGCCGGAGACCGGCAACCAGAATCCGCACCACACGCTGTTCGCCGGTAGCCTGTTTTCACTGGCGACACTCACCGGTTGGGGGCTGATCTGGCTGATGCTGCGCGAGCGCCATCTCGGCGGCACCATCATTCTTGCCGATGCGCATATCCGCTATAGCACGCCGATCACCGGTAAGCCGAGCGCTATCGCCGATCTTGGCTCGCTAAGCGGCGATTTGGATCGCCTGGCGCGCGGGCGCAAAGCACGCGTTCAGCTACAGGTTGAACTGTTTGGCGAAGATAAGCAGGGTGCGATTTTCGAAGGCATTTATATCGTGTTGCCCGCCAAACCCTTCGGCTCGTTTGAAGAGGGTGGTAACGAGGAAGAGTAA
- the fdhE gene encoding formate dehydrogenase accessory protein FdhE: protein MSIRIIPQDELEKSDKRTAEVIPPLLFPRLKNLYNRRAERLRELAESNPLGDYLRFAALIAHAQEVVLYDHPLHIDLTARIKEAAEQGKPPLDIHVLPRDAHWHKLLHSLIAELKPEMSGPALAVIENLEKASAQELEAMASALFAADFTSVSSDKAPFIWAALSLYWAQMASLIPGKARAEYGEQRQFCPVCGAMPVSSMVHIGTTQGLRYLHCNLCETEWHVVRVKCSNCEQTRDLHYWSLDNEQAAIKAESCGDCGTYLKILYQEKDPNVEPVADDLASLVLDARMEQEGFARSSINPFLFPGEGE, encoded by the coding sequence GCACGGCGGAAGTGATTCCGCCGTTATTATTCCCCAGACTGAAAAATCTCTATAACCGCCGCGCAGAGCGTTTGCGTGAGCTGGCAGAGAGTAACCCGCTGGGTGATTATCTGCGCTTTGCTGCGCTTATCGCCCATGCCCAGGAAGTGGTGCTTTACGACCACCCCCTGCACATTGATCTGACTGCGCGCATTAAAGAAGCCGCCGAACAGGGCAAACCGCCGCTGGACATTCATGTTCTGCCGCGCGATGCGCACTGGCACAAGTTGCTGCATTCGCTGATCGCCGAGCTGAAGCCAGAGATGAGCGGCCCGGCACTGGCGGTCATTGAGAACCTGGAAAAAGCCTCAGCGCAGGAACTGGAGGCAATGGCCAGCGCGTTGTTTGCCGCTGATTTCACCTCCGTAAGCAGCGATAAAGCACCTTTTATCTGGGCTGCGCTGTCGCTCTACTGGGCGCAAATGGCCAGCCTTATTCCAGGCAAAGCGCGCGCGGAATATGGTGAACAGCGCCAGTTCTGCCCGGTGTGCGGCGCAATGCCGGTGTCCAGCATGGTGCATATTGGCACGACGCAAGGGTTGCGCTATCTGCACTGCAACCTGTGCGAAACCGAGTGGCATGTGGTGCGCGTCAAATGCAGCAACTGCGAGCAAACCCGTGATCTGCACTACTGGTCGCTGGATAACGAGCAGGCGGCAATCAAAGCGGAAAGCTGCGGCGACTGCGGCACTTACCTGAAGATCCTTTATCAGGAAAAAGACCCGAACGTCGAGCCGGTCGCGGACGATTTAGCCTCGCTGGTGTTAGATGCCCGCATGGAGCAGGAAGGTTTCGCCCGCAGCTCCATCAACCCGTTCTTATTCCCTGGCGAAGGGGAATAA
- the yihX gene encoding glucose-1-phosphatase → MLYIFDLGNVIVDIDFNRVLGVWSDFSRVPLATLKQSFTMGEPFHQHERGEISDEDFAKALCHEMELPLSYEQFSTGWQAVFVALRKEVVDIMHKLREQGHRVVVLSNTNRLHTTYWPEQYPEIEAAADHIYLSQEMGMRKPEARIYQQVLALEGFSAEDSVFFDDNADNIAGAEQLGITSILVTSKTTIPDYFAKQLC, encoded by the coding sequence ATGCTCTATATCTTTGATTTAGGTAACGTGATTGTCGACATCGACTTCAATCGGGTGCTGGGTGTCTGGAGCGATTTTAGCCGTGTGCCGCTGGCGACCTTAAAGCAGAGTTTCACCATGGGCGAGCCGTTTCACCAACATGAGCGCGGTGAGATCAGCGACGAAGATTTCGCCAAAGCGCTGTGTCATGAAATGGAACTACCGCTCAGCTACGAGCAGTTTTCCACCGGCTGGCAGGCAGTGTTTGTCGCGCTGCGCAAAGAGGTTGTCGACATCATGCACAAACTGCGTGAGCAGGGGCATCGGGTTGTCGTGCTGTCGAATACTAACCGTCTGCACACCACGTACTGGCCGGAGCAATATCCGGAAATTGAGGCGGCGGCTGACCATATTTATCTTTCCCAGGAGATGGGAATGCGCAAGCCCGAAGCGCGAATTTATCAGCAGGTGCTGGCGCTTGAAGGTTTTTCTGCCGAAGATAGCGTCTTTTTCGACGACAATGCGGACAATATCGCCGGTGCGGAACAACTGGGCATTACCAGTATCCTGGTGACGAGCAAAACGACCATCCCGGACTATTTCGCGAAACAGCTATGCTAA